A window from Cryptomeria japonica chromosome 1, Sugi_1.0, whole genome shotgun sequence encodes these proteins:
- the LOC131048136 gene encoding jasmonate-induced oxygenase 3 gives MEAVNGTDLPVIDLSLFPSQNVDQNLQSQEFNELRKACQELGFFRVINHGINPTLIQAVESRIRDIFAMPSEIKNRAVFPIFNTGYGPSVVDDVTKDSTPENMIFPWDHLLPNSVEKISAKLWPQGNPAFCEELNAYKTQVRELSHRILKLLVWSLGVDISSQSASQLFEKSHGNLRMNYYDKSTEKEMISKAHTDVSCLTVLYQDDVGGLQIRTKQGKWMDSKPMPGSFVINIGDILQMWSNGTYRSAEHRVVYGKSNKNRLSMAYFHDFLDEFEIRCPEEMIDQERPQLYKVVTKGDIVAYYKKAGPNLYTPLHFKLQ, from the exons ATGGAGGCAGTAAATGGAACTGATCTTCCAGTTATCGATCTCTCTCTTTTTCCCTCACAAAATGTTGATCAAAACCTGCAAAGCCAAGAGTTTAATGAGCTGAGGAAGGCTTGCCAGGAGTTGGGTTTCTTCCGGGTGATCAACCATGGAATTAATCCAACTCTTATTCAAGCAGTAGAGAGCAGGATAAGAGATATTTTTGCAATGCCTTCTGAAATTAAGAACAGAGCTGTTTTCCCCATTTTCAACACTGGGTATGGCCCATCTGTAGTAGATGATGTCACAAAAGACTCCACGCCTGAGAACATGATCTTTCCATGGGATCACCTGCTTCCCAACTCGGTTGAGAAAATCTCAGCCAAACTATGGCCACAAGGAAACCCTGCATTCTG CGAGGAGTTGAATGCGTACAAAACCCAAGTGAGGGAGCTTTCTCATAGGATTCTGAAGCTCCTTGTTTGGAGTCTGGGTGTGGACATTTCCAGCCAGTCTGCATCACAACTGTTTGAGAAATCCCATGGAAATCTTCGGATGAATTACTATGACAAGAGCACTGAAAAGGAGATGATCTCCAAAGCTCACACAGACGTTTCATGCCTCACAGTACTGTATCAAGATGATGTTGGAGGTCTCCAGATCAGAACTAAGCAAGGAAAATGGATGGATAGTAAGCCTATGCCTGGATCTTTCGTTATTAACATTGGTGACATTTTACAG ATGTGGAGTAATGGGACATATCGTAGTGCTGAACATCGTGTAGTATAtggaaaatcaaacaaaaataggTTATCAATGGCCTATTTTCATGATTTTCTGGATGAATTTGAAATCCGTTGTCCAGAAGAGATGATTGACCAAGAGCGTCCACAATTGTATAAAGTAGTTACAAAAGGAGACATTGTGGCATATTATAAGAAAGCAGGTCCAAATTTGTACACTCCTCTACACTTTAAATTGCAGTAG